The nucleotide sequence ttttagggaATACGAATAATTAGTAAAACTTTATTATCGTCTGTTTAATCCTAGTcttcaataaaatgtttggACACAGAGATAGAAGATCttataaatgttttcataAAGTATCGGATTGAGAGCTATATCCATTACATGTCGGTAATTCAGTTGCATATCTACAAAGATTCCAACGTGAACAAAAAGGGTTCAATTGCCTTGACTGCCCATCTTCGACTGATCGATATGAACTGCAGTGCTTTGGACTCCTGGCTGCTACGTTATATTATCTTTAAAGAATCCCTTAGTCTCTTGATCAAAAACATGCGCATTAGGAGATCGGAGGTTACAAATTCAAGTCAACGGAATCGTCTTCTGCCATTGAAGTATATTCTAAATATGGTGGTGAACTTGCGTCTGGATGAAGCCCAATTTTTAAGCATGTGAGTATATAAAAATCAGTAGCAAACTCTTATTAACCAGATGATTTAATGTAGCGCTAAACTGCTGCACGTTTTGAAGGACGAGACAATTGGGCCGCAAGAGAATTCGGAAATCGAGAATTTTATCACTCAGATCAGTACATATAAATATCAGGCCGAGGATGAGCATTTGGAGGCTACAAAAAATGAGTACTACGAGGGCAGGCTAACACCTTTGCCCTCTGGTCCATTGAATCTTTGGCAGATTAAAACTATTCATAATACAACAGATCTAACTGATTAAGAAATCCCCATATTATATTCTCATAGACAAAAGCTCTGCATACTATAAATATAGTAAATTGAATGATGAGGCTCAACATATGTCTAATAATACCCATTTACTTTCGCCACAGTTATGAAAATTATCAAAATATCTGAATACATAATGttattttaaagatattaagaaaaaaccATATCATAGTCGACTTTGCTGCTATGGGTGAATTTCTTATCTAAATCTTCTAGGTTCTAGATTTAAAACACGATATATCTCAGTGCCTAGTGCGGAAAATAGTAAATCATGGCTGCTAGCAATGACACTGAAGCAGGACACTCTTCATTGCCCAGTGAAATAGATCGCTTGGCTGAACTGGTACAGGAGCGGCTGGAATGGAAGTCTCTGGTTCTTTGGCGTCGTCCTGTGCAGACTTTGAAGTATGGTGGCCTGGAGGCCGGGCATTTGTTGCTATCCTTCATCGAAAAGCTGTTGAATCTGTGGCTAGTGGGCggtctgctgctgttgggcaTGTTTTGTTTACTGCCAGGACCTCATGCGGATTTCGTGATTTTCTGCAAGCATAGGTTTGGATTTGCGGTCTACTGGCTGGGCCTGGGCGTGCTCTCATCTGTGGGCTTTGGCACTGGGTTGCACACCTTTCTGCTCTACCTGGGCCCTCACCTAGCAGCAGTCACTCTGGCCGCCTACGAGTGTCAAACGCTGGACTTTCCCACTCCTCCGTATCCGGACATAAAAGTCTGCCCACAGGAGCCGTACAAGCGCAATTACCCAGATGTATGGCAAATTTTGGCAAAGGTGCGTCCGGAGGCGCTACTCTGGGGCATTGGCACTGCTCTTGGTGAGCTGCCGCCATACTTTATGACACGTAGAGCACGGCTCTCTGGCAAGGAGTTGGATGGAGCGGAGGAGGAAAAGTTATTGGATGAAAGGCGAAGGTGCGGAAAGCTAGGCATGCTCGACCATGCCAAGCTGTTCATGGAACGGGTGATGCGAAGAGTGGGCTTCATGGGAATACTATTCTGCGCCAGCGTACCCAATCCTCTGTTCGACCTGGCCGGCATAACGTGCGGACATTTTCTGGTGCCCTTTTGGAAGTTCTTTGTGGCCACCCTGATCGGCAAGGCGTTAATCAAGGCCACCATACAGCAGTTGTTTGTTATTGCGTCCCTAACCGAGAGTCTAGTCGATAGGTTTGTGGTCGGTCTGGGGAAGCTACCCTATTTGGGACCTCCAATGCAGCGCATGATCAGGGAACTGCTGCAGTCGACGAAGCAGCAGATGCATGGAACAGTAAATTCCAATTCCCTGGCCTATCTAAGCCATCTGGTTCGTGCTTTCGAGCTGTGTGCCTTCATCATGGTCACCTGTTTCGTAGTATCTTCGCTGAACTGCCTCGCGCAAATCCATTGCAAGCGCCAGCAGGAGAAGAAGCGTAAGATGCGAAACCTGGAGATGATACTGTATGCCGATACGGAG is from Drosophila melanogaster chromosome 3L and encodes:
- the CG32087 gene encoding uncharacterized protein, whose protein sequence is MAASNDTEAGHSSLPSEIDRLAELVQERLEWKSLVLWRRPVQTLKYGGLEAGHLLLSFIEKLLNLWLVGGLLLLGMFCLLPGPHADFVIFCKHRFGFAVYWLGLGVLSSVGFGTGLHTFLLYLGPHLAAVTLAAYECQTLDFPTPPYPDIKVCPQEPYKRNYPDVWQILAKVRPEALLWGIGTALGELPPYFMTRRARLSGKELDGAEEEKLLDERRRCGKLGMLDHAKLFMERVMRRVGFMGILFCASVPNPLFDLAGITCGHFLVPFWKFFVATLIGKALIKATIQQLFVIASLTESLVDRFVVGLGKLPYLGPPMQRMIRELLQSTKQQMHGTVNSNSLAYLSHLVRAFELCAFIMVTCFVVSSLNCLAQIHCKRQQEKKRKMRNLEMILYADTETSSSEEFSV